Proteins encoded together in one Vibrio lentus window:
- a CDS encoding carbohydrate ABC transporter permease, with the protein MNHTASTTIEPADKSLFSRLNLKALTPYGFLLPFLIIFSVFGIFPLLFSVYLSFHEWNPVRGMDAMEFVGFENYHIALTDPWLWRSLKNTLWLAITSGVAQHLVAIPVAYMLVSMGDRMRHWLTSAYFLPFITSTVAASLIFFNMYSPNSGIINQTLMALADSTLFGWAFAWVNDFQPIRWLDDATMVKPSIAIMVFWKYTGFNIVLYTTGLMTIPKDILEAARMDGANAFRRFWNISLPMIRPFIFFAITMTIIGNLQMFEEPFVLTRGTGGTGQSGLTISMYLYKVGWEWLEMGTASAISWLLFALIATCTLVQFLLFGKKGLGEH; encoded by the coding sequence ATGAATCATACAGCGAGCACAACGATAGAACCTGCGGACAAAAGCCTTTTTTCTCGTCTAAATTTGAAAGCGCTTACACCGTATGGATTTCTTCTGCCGTTTCTGATCATTTTTTCTGTATTTGGGATCTTCCCGCTGTTGTTCTCTGTTTACCTGTCGTTCCACGAGTGGAACCCGGTAAGAGGCATGGATGCGATGGAGTTCGTTGGTTTTGAAAACTATCACATTGCTTTAACGGACCCATGGCTATGGCGTTCATTGAAGAACACGCTTTGGCTAGCGATCACTTCAGGCGTGGCTCAGCACTTAGTCGCTATTCCAGTGGCTTACATGTTGGTTTCAATGGGTGACCGTATGCGTCACTGGCTAACATCGGCGTACTTTCTACCGTTCATTACATCAACGGTCGCAGCGTCACTGATTTTCTTCAATATGTACTCTCCTAACTCAGGAATTATTAACCAAACGCTAATGGCTCTGGCCGATAGCACGCTGTTTGGTTGGGCATTTGCTTGGGTTAACGATTTCCAACCAATCCGTTGGTTAGACGATGCCACTATGGTGAAGCCGTCTATCGCAATCATGGTTTTCTGGAAATACACCGGTTTTAACATCGTCCTTTACACCACGGGTTTAATGACGATTCCTAAAGACATCTTAGAAGCTGCACGTATGGATGGTGCCAATGCCTTCCGCCGCTTCTGGAACATTTCACTACCAATGATTCGTCCATTCATCTTCTTTGCTATCACGATGACCATCATCGGTAACCTGCAAATGTTTGAAGAACCGTTCGTCCTAACACGTGGTACAGGTGGTACTGGCCAATCTGGTTTAACTATCTCGATGTACCTCTACAAAGTCGGTTGGGAATGGCTAGAAATGGGTACAGCATCTGCTATCTCGTGGTTACTGTTTGCTCTCATCGCGACTTGTACATTGGTTCAATTTTTACTCTTCGGTAAGAAAGGCTTAGGGGAACATTAA
- a CDS encoding carbohydrate ABC transporter permease, with product MSTSIKTNTSPLSGLIPSERSMFILTKILMVMLGILLVVSALITVFPFVWSALLSTRDRSEIFGTGISFAIGDSLAINYAKLLEIMPFWKAMFNSIYVAFLGTTISLLFCSMGGYAFAVFKFRGKNVLFGMLVGSMAIPPVLSLIPYFMIVKFLGLLDNHMAVWLPFTTTPFGIFLMRQHVIASIPKELLEAAKLDGAGEFRTYWSVVLPLMKPALATLAIVQFVFFWNMFMQPLVVLNNPDNYVITQALRSVQGIPNTPWGAVMLGTTISILPLVITYLFASKQMISGLTSGAVKG from the coding sequence ATGTCGACATCAATTAAGACAAATACCTCACCACTAAGTGGACTGATACCAAGTGAACGCAGCATGTTCATTCTGACTAAGATCTTGATGGTCATGCTAGGTATCTTACTGGTTGTTTCAGCGCTAATTACAGTCTTTCCATTTGTATGGTCGGCACTGCTATCAACGCGTGACCGTTCTGAGATTTTCGGTACGGGCATTAGCTTTGCGATTGGCGATAGCCTGGCGATTAACTACGCCAAATTGCTTGAAATCATGCCGTTTTGGAAAGCGATGTTTAACTCGATTTACGTGGCTTTCTTAGGCACCACTATCTCGCTGCTGTTTTGTAGCATGGGTGGCTACGCGTTTGCTGTGTTTAAGTTCCGCGGTAAGAACGTGTTGTTCGGCATGCTGGTTGGCTCAATGGCGATTCCGCCTGTGCTTAGCTTGATCCCTTACTTCATGATCGTGAAATTCTTAGGCTTGTTGGATAACCACATGGCGGTATGGCTACCGTTCACCACCACACCATTTGGTATCTTCTTGATGCGTCAGCACGTGATTGCATCGATTCCAAAAGAGCTACTTGAAGCAGCGAAATTGGATGGTGCAGGTGAGTTCAGAACGTACTGGAGCGTGGTACTTCCACTGATGAAACCAGCATTGGCAACGCTTGCGATTGTTCAATTCGTTTTCTTCTGGAACATGTTTATGCAGCCTCTCGTGGTGCTAAACAACCCAGATAACTATGTTATTACGCAAGCACTTCGAAGTGTTCAAGGTATTCCGAATACGCCATGGGGCGCGGTAATGCTAGGCACCACAATTTCTATTTTACCGCTCGTGATTACTTACTTGTTCGCATCGAAACAGATGATCAGTGGTTTAACGTCCGGCGCAGTCAAAGGTTAG
- a CDS encoding GH1 family beta-glucosidase has protein sequence MNKYQLPSDSKLRSKEFVFGVATSSYQIEGGVEEGGRTPSIWDTFCKTPGKVDNGDNGDVACDHYHLWQQDIEMIQGLGVDAYRLSIAWPRILPQDGVVNQQGLEFYGQIIDECHARGMKVYVTLYHWDLPQYLEDKGGWLNRETSYKFAEYAEVVSKYFGDNIDVYTTLNEPFVSAFLGYRWGEHAPGIKGEKEGYLASHHLMLAHGLAMPILRNNAPHAKHGVVFNATPAYPLTPQDQAAADYCEAENYHWFIDPVLKGEYPQLVVERQAMNMPMILEGDLDIISAPVDYIGINYYTRNVARFNENGDIESVKQTEAEHTYIGWEINPQGLTDLLVRLDARYENMPPIYITENGAAGNDECVNGQVMDEQRVRYFQGHIEAVHNAVEAGVKVDGYFAWSLMDNFEWAFGYCQRFGIVHVDYTTQERTLKQSAIAYRNMLLERAEENR, from the coding sequence ATGAATAAATATCAACTTCCAAGTGATTCAAAGTTACGCAGTAAGGAATTTGTATTCGGTGTCGCGACATCTTCATACCAAATTGAAGGCGGCGTTGAAGAAGGCGGTCGTACACCGTCTATCTGGGACACTTTCTGTAAGACACCGGGCAAGGTCGATAACGGCGATAATGGTGATGTGGCGTGTGACCACTACCACTTATGGCAACAAGATATCGAGATGATTCAAGGCTTAGGCGTTGATGCTTACCGTCTCTCTATTGCATGGCCGCGCATCCTGCCACAAGACGGTGTCGTGAACCAGCAAGGTCTAGAGTTTTACGGTCAGATCATCGATGAGTGTCATGCTCGTGGCATGAAGGTGTATGTGACACTTTATCACTGGGATCTTCCGCAATACCTTGAAGATAAAGGCGGCTGGTTAAACCGCGAAACGTCTTACAAATTCGCAGAATACGCAGAAGTGGTGAGTAAATACTTTGGTGACAACATCGATGTGTACACCACGCTTAATGAACCGTTTGTGTCTGCATTTCTAGGCTACCGCTGGGGCGAACACGCGCCAGGTATCAAAGGTGAGAAAGAGGGCTACCTAGCATCTCACCACCTAATGCTGGCACATGGTTTGGCTATGCCGATCCTTCGTAACAATGCCCCTCATGCTAAGCATGGTGTGGTATTCAACGCGACTCCTGCTTACCCGCTGACACCACAAGACCAAGCGGCAGCAGACTACTGCGAAGCGGAAAACTACCACTGGTTCATCGACCCAGTATTGAAGGGTGAATACCCACAGTTAGTGGTTGAACGTCAAGCGATGAACATGCCGATGATCCTTGAAGGTGACTTAGACATCATCAGCGCACCGGTTGATTACATCGGTATCAACTACTACACACGCAATGTCGCTCGGTTCAATGAGAACGGCGATATTGAATCGGTGAAACAAACTGAAGCTGAACACACTTACATTGGCTGGGAAATTAACCCACAAGGTTTAACTGATTTATTGGTAAGACTGGATGCTCGTTATGAAAACATGCCACCTATCTACATTACAGAGAATGGTGCTGCAGGCAACGACGAGTGCGTTAACGGACAAGTGATGGACGAGCAACGCGTTCGTTATTTCCAAGGTCACATCGAAGCGGTTCACAACGCGGTTGAAGCGGGTGTGAAAGTCGACGGTTACTTCGCTTGGAGCTTGATGGATAACTTTGAGTGGGCATTCGGTTACTGCCAGCGTTTTGGCATTGTCCATGTTGACTACACCACCCAAGAAAGAACATTGAAACAGAGCGCAATTGCGTACCGAAATATGCTGCTAGAGCGCGCTGAGGAGAACAGATAA
- a CDS encoding ABC transporter ATP-binding protein, which translates to MAKVEFKNIKKSFGDVEVVKEFDFTVEDGEFVVFLGPSGCGKSTTLRMLAGLESISSGDIVVGGKLMNKVDAKDRDLAMVFQSYALYPHMTVYENIAFALKLKGMPKAEIDVEVLKAAKMLELDPLLNRKPKELSGGQRQRVAMGRAMVRTPKVFLFDEPLSNLDAKLRGVMREEIKHLHRELKTTTIYVTHDQIEAMTLADRIVILKDGYVAQVGTPTEVFQRPANKFVAQFIGNPSMNMLEAKLIEKEGEYFVEIGDVHIPLPERFKSLASKNLALHFGVRPTDIHLRAEQVDHDRVLPFPVKIKDKELLGASILLKTEIGGQPLMVETQAAEVDVKDLTLYLDLDAFHLFDALSENSLAS; encoded by the coding sequence ATGGCTAAAGTAGAATTTAAGAACATCAAAAAATCATTCGGTGATGTTGAAGTCGTCAAAGAGTTTGATTTTACGGTTGAAGACGGTGAGTTCGTGGTTTTCCTTGGCCCATCTGGCTGTGGTAAATCGACAACGCTACGCATGCTTGCTGGCCTTGAAAGTATCAGTTCTGGTGACATCGTCGTTGGCGGCAAGTTGATGAATAAAGTCGACGCGAAAGACCGTGACCTGGCGATGGTATTCCAAAGCTACGCACTGTACCCGCACATGACGGTGTACGAGAACATCGCCTTTGCGCTAAAACTGAAGGGCATGCCAAAAGCAGAAATCGACGTAGAAGTGCTAAAAGCAGCGAAAATGCTAGAGCTTGACCCGCTACTGAACCGTAAGCCAAAAGAGCTTTCTGGTGGTCAGCGTCAGCGTGTAGCAATGGGCCGTGCGATGGTTCGTACTCCGAAAGTGTTCTTGTTTGATGAGCCGTTATCTAACCTAGATGCAAAACTTCGTGGCGTGATGCGCGAAGAGATCAAACACCTACACCGCGAGCTTAAAACCACTACGATCTACGTAACCCACGATCAGATCGAAGCGATGACACTGGCGGATCGCATCGTGATCCTGAAAGACGGTTATGTTGCTCAAGTTGGTACACCAACCGAGGTGTTCCAGCGTCCTGCAAACAAGTTTGTCGCGCAATTCATTGGTAACCCGTCAATGAACATGTTGGAAGCAAAACTGATTGAAAAAGAAGGCGAGTACTTCGTTGAAATTGGCGATGTTCATATCCCACTGCCTGAGCGTTTTAAGTCTCTGGCATCTAAGAACCTAGCGCTGCATTTTGGTGTTCGTCCAACAGACATTCACCTACGTGCCGAGCAAGTTGACCACGACCGCGTGCTGCCATTCCCTGTGAAAATCAAAGACAAGGAACTACTAGGCGCAAGCATTCTTCTGAAAACAGAAATTGGCGGTCAACCGCTGATGGTTGAAACCCAAGCGGCTGAAGTCGATGTAAAAGATCTGACGCTTTACTTGGATTTGGATGCTTTCCACTTGTTCGATGCTCTGAGTGAGAACTCGCTAGCGAGCTAG
- a CDS encoding GH36-type glycosyl hydrolase domain-containing protein: MMKFGYFDDKNKEYVATTPCTPIKWCNYVGTLDFGGIVDSNGGVLLCKGDPALNRITKYIAQLPNSDFKGSTMYLKVRDEAGNVEVFSPFYTPTLKPLDKFENHTGLSYTTIVAEAFGVRCEATFFVPKADQVLLQDIKVTNISDKALHVDVVPVYEFTHFDALKQLLNADWVPQTMTLKAHQQESGHTVLEQYAFMKRDYAVNLMTADRPATSFDGDRQSFLGNLGYGTWAAPEALNNDELGNTECLRGDNIGALNLRLGWLSPEQTERTIVQIAQEQSLEAALPLLAKYRDHQVVDSAFAELAVHWDGYLQAVQVETPDPAMNSMLNVHNPRQCHTTKNWSRYLSLYQLGYGARGIGFRDSSQDTLGVITHMPEEAREFIERLLSVQNTNGSAMHQFFPSTMEANAGDSREEEDRPDYYGDDHLWIIYAVTQYVKETGNADFLNKEIPFYQKDKAGNPVETGTVWNHLCRAIEFTYTNTGEHGLPLLGFADWNDTVNLPTGAESMMVANMYGKALLDMLDLCELRGEAQLTAKFNDQYQQMQSTVNECGWDGEWFVRYFDEQGLPIGSHKNEQGQIYTNGQSWPVISGFATQERATQALDSVYNKLNTANGIKLSTPGYNGFDPQLGGVSTYPPGAKENGGIFLHSNPWVMIAEAKMGNGERAYEYYRQINPASKNDDIDTFESEPYCYPQNILGDEHKQFGLGRNAWLSGTSSWTYVAGTQWILGVRPEVDGLLVDPCIPAEWPEFKVRRQFRGATYHIHVTNPNNVCKGVVEMKVNGDLISGNKAPVFTSGEHTIEVVLG, from the coding sequence ATGATGAAATTCGGATATTTTGACGATAAAAACAAAGAATACGTAGCAACCACACCGTGTACACCGATCAAATGGTGTAACTATGTCGGCACATTAGATTTTGGTGGCATTGTCGATAGCAACGGCGGCGTACTACTGTGCAAAGGTGATCCAGCACTTAACCGCATCACCAAATACATTGCTCAACTGCCAAACTCAGATTTTAAAGGCTCGACCATGTACCTCAAGGTGCGTGATGAAGCTGGCAACGTAGAGGTGTTCTCACCTTTCTACACGCCAACCTTGAAGCCGCTAGATAAGTTTGAAAACCACACCGGTTTGTCATACACCACCATCGTTGCAGAAGCATTTGGTGTGCGTTGTGAAGCGACGTTCTTTGTACCAAAAGCTGACCAAGTACTGCTACAAGACATCAAAGTAACCAACATTTCAGACAAAGCACTGCACGTTGATGTGGTACCTGTGTATGAATTCACACACTTCGATGCGCTTAAACAGCTACTCAATGCGGACTGGGTTCCACAAACCATGACGCTGAAAGCGCATCAGCAAGAGTCGGGTCATACCGTGCTTGAGCAGTATGCTTTCATGAAGCGTGACTACGCGGTAAATCTGATGACAGCGGATCGCCCTGCGACGTCTTTTGATGGTGATCGCCAATCGTTCCTAGGTAATTTGGGCTACGGTACATGGGCAGCGCCAGAAGCACTAAACAATGATGAATTAGGCAACACCGAGTGTTTGCGTGGCGACAACATTGGCGCACTGAACCTGCGTCTAGGTTGGTTATCTCCAGAGCAGACCGAACGTACGATTGTACAAATCGCGCAAGAACAGAGCCTAGAAGCAGCATTGCCTCTGCTGGCTAAATATCGTGACCATCAAGTGGTCGATTCTGCTTTCGCTGAACTGGCTGTACATTGGGATGGTTACCTACAAGCGGTTCAGGTTGAAACGCCAGATCCGGCAATGAATTCAATGCTTAATGTACATAACCCACGTCAGTGTCACACCACCAAAAACTGGTCTCGTTACCTGTCTCTGTATCAGCTTGGCTATGGTGCTCGTGGTATCGGTTTCCGTGATTCTTCTCAAGATACCTTGGGTGTGATTACTCACATGCCAGAAGAGGCCCGTGAGTTCATTGAGCGTCTGTTGTCTGTTCAGAACACCAACGGTTCTGCGATGCATCAGTTCTTCCCATCAACCATGGAAGCGAACGCGGGTGACTCACGTGAAGAAGAAGATCGCCCTGATTACTACGGTGATGATCACCTGTGGATCATCTACGCGGTGACGCAATATGTGAAAGAAACGGGCAATGCAGACTTCTTGAATAAAGAGATCCCGTTCTATCAAAAAGACAAAGCGGGCAACCCAGTTGAAACTGGAACGGTTTGGAACCACCTGTGCCGCGCGATTGAATTCACCTACACCAATACTGGTGAGCACGGCCTACCGTTATTAGGTTTTGCTGACTGGAATGACACGGTAAACCTGCCAACGGGTGCTGAGTCGATGATGGTGGCGAACATGTACGGCAAAGCACTACTCGACATGTTGGACTTGTGTGAGCTGCGTGGCGAAGCGCAACTGACGGCTAAGTTTAACGATCAGTACCAACAGATGCAGAGTACGGTGAATGAGTGCGGTTGGGATGGCGAATGGTTTGTTCGTTACTTTGATGAGCAAGGTTTGCCAATCGGTTCTCATAAAAACGAGCAAGGTCAGATCTACACTAACGGTCAAAGCTGGCCTGTGATCTCTGGTTTCGCGACTCAAGAGCGTGCAACGCAAGCTCTAGATTCGGTTTACAACAAGCTGAATACAGCGAATGGCATTAAGCTTTCAACTCCTGGTTACAACGGCTTTGATCCGCAGCTAGGTGGTGTTTCAACTTACCCACCAGGTGCAAAAGAGAATGGCGGTATCTTCCTGCACTCTAACCCTTGGGTGATGATCGCAGAAGCGAAAATGGGCAACGGTGAGCGTGCTTACGAGTACTACCGTCAAATCAACCCAGCTTCGAAGAACGACGACATCGATACCTTTGAGTCTGAGCCATACTGCTACCCACAAAACATCTTGGGTGACGAGCATAAACAGTTCGGTTTAGGACGCAATGCATGGCTTTCAGGTACTTCATCTTGGACATACGTTGCGGGTACGCAATGGATTCTGGGTGTTCGCCCTGAAGTGGATGGCTTGCTGGTGGACCCATGTATTCCGGCAGAATGGCCTGAATTCAAAGTCCGTCGTCAGTTCCGTGGTGCGACATACCATATTCATGTCACTAACCCGAATAACGTCTGCAAAGGTGTGGTAGAAATGAAGGTAAATGGTGACCTGATTTCAGGTAATAAAGCGCCAGTGTTTACCTCTGGTGAGCACACCATCGAGGTGGTTTTAGGTTAA
- a CDS encoding aldose 1-epimerase, producing MFKIINEKFGNIDSVTLINHQHGIELQIINGFGAVINKYTVNNSPFSFICGYQNYDELINQHPFFSRSAKLFPFPNRLNLGRYSFDNQNHQLPANFPWSDHAVHGLLYNQPFSITNSVATEESASVTLQYQTSSLHPAFPFAFNLEVTFTIDITGKLTCSTTVSNLGDSAFPFGDAWHPYFSLGTELAQCGLAMSPCSEVIHENDLPNGEKLAFDCLSLGDSLTNQSLNHCFEFDSKTTNQLAFTRSDSSAAIRYQQDASYPFVQLYTPTSEQSIAIEPMTCPADAFNNQIGLLTLSPNQSQTFTWQCQASYQPK from the coding sequence ATGTTTAAAATTATAAATGAAAAGTTTGGAAATATTGACTCAGTCACATTAATAAACCACCAGCATGGTATAGAACTTCAAATAATCAATGGATTTGGTGCTGTTATTAATAAATACACCGTAAATAACAGTCCATTCTCTTTTATTTGTGGTTATCAGAATTATGATGAACTGATCAACCAACATCCGTTCTTTTCCCGCAGTGCTAAATTATTTCCTTTTCCAAACCGTTTAAACTTAGGTCGTTACAGTTTCGATAACCAAAACCATCAACTCCCAGCTAACTTTCCTTGGTCTGATCACGCCGTACATGGCCTGCTCTACAACCAACCTTTTTCAATCACAAACAGCGTAGCCACTGAAGAATCCGCCAGTGTGACGTTGCAGTATCAAACGTCATCTTTGCATCCTGCTTTCCCGTTTGCGTTCAACCTTGAAGTCACCTTCACTATCGATATCACGGGTAAACTCACTTGCTCAACGACCGTCTCTAATCTTGGTGATTCTGCATTCCCATTCGGTGATGCTTGGCACCCTTATTTCTCACTCGGCACTGAGCTAGCACAATGTGGACTCGCTATGTCGCCTTGCTCTGAGGTCATCCACGAAAACGACCTACCCAATGGTGAAAAACTGGCTTTTGACTGTTTGTCTTTGGGTGATTCACTCACCAATCAAAGCTTAAATCACTGCTTTGAATTTGATTCCAAGACAACCAACCAACTTGCGTTTACACGCTCAGATTCGTCTGCCGCTATTCGCTATCAACAAGATGCAAGCTACCCATTCGTTCAGCTTTACACGCCGACGAGCGAACAAAGTATTGCAATAGAACCAATGACTTGCCCAGCTGATGCATTCAATAACCAGATAGGCTTATTGACGCTTAGCCCGAACCAATCTCAGACCTTTACTTGGCAATGCCAAGCTAGTTATCAACCAAAGTGA
- a CDS encoding GH116 family glycosyl hydrolase, translating to MNNKIPYTSYSGNSEHLCKKGDAVEFIQPWYTPISTTPENTGMAVGGIGNTFTLTPNGKTPNFSFIPGIFVDCSEQVINFNDFYASVMNVPTIDTLQVSDEQELSVHLNFYPALFDGKKIESKNISNAINLIRAALNNGRFYQENKANFTKWNVEFSNKTQLLIEEDSSSTICQLYVALDFFNGLLTNDTTKLLSLTAGDNNDIDSVNGRDIEYQALYPLAEYKYRSFEDINIKRKVVSPIVKENKRLCSLPMHWNHFELTNNSAQTRVVTLAQPLQNLIGSTYQKGRDGIQDSACTLSQNPIAQQHEVVNLKGESHSFTGVQLSSQSPYQSDIEGEVVFGVQADNHLTESGKVSISVKPTLYTSKSTQQTEFALKTGRTNTEFQTGIYTGREALSALVVVQVELEAGESVDLRFAQVMAHSKVMLNGWYSDKAYTQFYPQAKPALPMLEEVLPELEAIEQQIVEQQTAFLKQAQSKISQPESALRYATMAMNSLSFLAESTVWDKEDKFLVKECVDYPFFNSLDVYFYGSFSLLYLLPELDGCVMKEFSKAILAEDFTERRYWEYEATPNAELIDDKYQGVRAIRGAVIHDLGSPFDIQPDAYSWHNVKEWKDLAPKYILMVYRHYQNTQDISVVKECWQAVTESIDFLSNLIAEGDDLPLTRGTDDTFDNLASHGISIYCASLWVAGLQAASELAKLMNESELAAGYLTRSQKALATVEQSLWDEKEGYYHFFVTPVQAKHLTGSGYQALETLGLTLTGDAIADKSTLNAYLNETDTSINISKVSQRVSKKRLLSETAPQAFTQEYLDLVPDSDNSFGDALLADSYLKLIGLDGIFPQQNIQRALDYVYKHNFEINSPKLGVANMTLADGSPHEAFQAQDVWIGVQFSVATALNLAGKSQQAETLMDTVYTALYDYSKIPFAAPEGFNCSVSVNEKDLIEVFKVSQNDAKNWLSALKCQKCVLSDGRINPTLTKDTDNFVKMLSGEIPLEKLAGLHKWLLSTGLKYTAGRYFRPGMIFAYLY from the coding sequence ATGAATAATAAAATTCCATATACGAGTTACTCAGGAAATTCGGAACACTTATGTAAAAAAGGTGATGCAGTTGAATTTATTCAACCTTGGTACACACCAATTTCTACCACACCAGAAAATACAGGTATGGCGGTGGGCGGAATTGGTAACACATTTACACTGACGCCAAACGGGAAAACACCAAATTTCAGCTTTATTCCGGGGATATTTGTTGATTGTTCAGAGCAAGTTATTAATTTTAATGATTTTTATGCGTCGGTGATGAATGTGCCGACCATCGATACGCTGCAAGTCAGTGATGAGCAAGAGCTGAGCGTTCACCTGAACTTTTATCCTGCCTTGTTCGATGGCAAGAAGATCGAAAGCAAAAACATATCAAATGCGATTAACCTGATTCGAGCAGCATTAAACAATGGTCGTTTCTACCAAGAAAATAAAGCTAACTTTACAAAGTGGAACGTTGAATTTTCAAATAAGACTCAATTGTTGATTGAAGAAGATTCATCTTCAACAATTTGTCAATTATATGTCGCCTTAGATTTCTTTAATGGTTTATTAACAAATGATACAACGAAGTTATTATCACTTACTGCGGGTGATAATAATGATATAGATAGTGTTAATGGCAGGGATATAGAATATCAAGCTTTGTATCCATTAGCTGAATATAAATACAGAAGCTTCGAAGATATTAATATAAAGCGAAAGGTAGTATCTCCGATCGTTAAAGAGAACAAACGCCTTTGTTCTTTACCGATGCACTGGAATCACTTCGAATTAACCAATAATTCAGCGCAAACGCGAGTTGTTACGCTTGCTCAACCGCTACAAAACTTGATTGGTTCAACCTATCAAAAAGGTCGCGATGGCATTCAAGATTCGGCGTGTACCTTGTCTCAAAACCCGATCGCTCAGCAGCATGAAGTGGTTAACTTAAAAGGCGAAAGTCACAGCTTTACGGGTGTTCAGCTGTCTAGCCAATCGCCTTATCAGAGCGATATTGAAGGCGAAGTGGTATTTGGTGTTCAAGCGGATAACCATTTGACGGAATCTGGCAAGGTCTCGATTTCTGTGAAGCCAACGCTTTACACCTCTAAGAGTACTCAACAAACAGAGTTCGCACTGAAAACAGGCCGCACAAACACTGAGTTCCAAACTGGTATCTACACAGGGCGTGAAGCTCTGAGCGCATTGGTGGTGGTTCAGGTTGAATTGGAAGCGGGTGAGTCTGTTGATCTGCGTTTTGCACAGGTAATGGCGCACAGCAAAGTCATGCTTAATGGCTGGTATTCAGATAAGGCTTACACGCAGTTTTACCCGCAAGCAAAGCCGGCACTGCCGATGTTAGAAGAGGTATTGCCAGAATTAGAAGCGATTGAGCAACAGATCGTCGAACAACAAACGGCTTTCCTAAAGCAAGCTCAAAGCAAGATATCGCAGCCCGAATCGGCATTGCGTTATGCGACTATGGCAATGAACTCATTGTCCTTCCTTGCCGAATCAACGGTATGGGATAAAGAAGATAAATTCTTGGTGAAAGAGTGTGTCGACTATCCATTCTTTAACTCGCTGGACGTGTATTTCTACGGCTCATTCTCACTGCTATATTTGTTGCCTGAGCTTGATGGCTGTGTGATGAAAGAGTTCTCGAAAGCCATTTTGGCGGAAGACTTTACCGAGCGCCGATACTGGGAATATGAAGCGACGCCGAATGCCGAATTGATTGATGACAAGTACCAAGGCGTGCGTGCTATTCGAGGTGCGGTGATCCACGACTTGGGCAGTCCATTCGACATCCAGCCAGACGCTTACAGCTGGCACAACGTGAAAGAATGGAAGGACTTAGCGCCGAAGTACATTCTGATGGTATACCGTCACTATCAAAACACCCAAGATATTTCTGTGGTTAAAGAGTGCTGGCAAGCCGTAACTGAAAGCATCGATTTCTTATCGAACTTGATCGCTGAAGGTGATGATTTACCACTAACCCGAGGCACAGACGATACCTTTGATAACCTTGCGTCTCACGGCATCTCTATTTACTGCGCGAGCCTTTGGGTAGCAGGTCTACAAGCGGCAAGCGAACTTGCAAAATTGATGAATGAAAGCGAGTTAGCCGCGGGCTACTTAACGCGCTCTCAAAAGGCGCTGGCGACAGTTGAGCAAAGCTTGTGGGATGAGAAAGAGGGTTACTACCACTTCTTCGTGACTCCAGTTCAAGCCAAGCATCTAACCGGTTCTGGCTATCAAGCTCTGGAAACCTTAGGCCTGACTTTGACGGGCGACGCAATTGCTGACAAGAGCACACTCAATGCCTATCTCAATGAAACGGATACCTCCATCAACATCAGTAAAGTATCTCAAAGAGTCTCTAAGAAACGCTTGCTGAGTGAGACCGCGCCACAAGCTTTTACACAAGAATACTTAGATCTAGTGCCAGATTCCGACAACAGCTTTGGCGATGCCTTGTTGGCCGACAGCTACCTAAAGCTCATCGGCTTGGACGGTATTTTCCCCCAACAGAACATCCAACGCGCATTGGACTATGTTTATAAGCACAACTTCGAAATTAATAGCCCCAAGTTGGGTGTTGCGAATATGACGTTAGCCGATGGCTCTCCACATGAAGCATTCCAGGCTCAAGATGTGTGGATTGGTGTTCAGTTTAGTGTGGCGACGGCGTTGAACTTAGCGGGAAAATCGCAACAAGCAGAAACATTGATGGATACCGTGTATACCGCGCTCTATGACTATTCGAAAATTCCATTTGCAGCGCCAGAGGGATTCAATTGCTCTGTGTCTGTCAATGAGAAAGATCTTATAGAAGTATTTAAAGTGTCGCAAAATGATGCGAAAAACTGGCTAAGTGCACTTAAATGTCAAAAGTGTGTGCTGTCTGACGGTCGTATCAACCCAACATTGACGAAAGATACTGATAATTTTGTTAAAATGTTGAGCGGTGAAATCCCGCTAGAAAAGCTGGCTGGCTTGCACAAATGGCTACTGAGTACTGGCTTGAAATACACGGCTGGTCGCTACTTTAGACCGGGGATGATCTTCGCCTACTTGTATTAA